The DNA window TATCCACCCCCGTAATTCTCTGCTATATCTGCGATTGCATGACACTGTTTACTATCCAGAATTCCACCTGGTACTCTGATGCGTGATAATATCCCATCTTGAGCGGGTGTATCATAAAATAAGCCAGGACATAAGGCAAAACCGGACAGCAAAACATTAACTCCTTCCCTGTGCGACGCAGGCAATAGATAGTATGTGTGTCTTAAAAACACTGCTATAGTTGGCATTCTGACTTGGCAAATGTTCTGCTTTCGCTTTACCATTACAGCTGCGGCACAGTCCCGGAATTTCACCGGAGTTTCCCAACTCTTAGCTTCAGTAATTTAACATGATCAGGTATTCAGATCGCTGGATGCGATCTATTTTTTATATTCAGTTAAACTTAGCACTGGGTATATCTGGAGATTTTATTTACAACCCAATGAGTAGCCCTGTGACATTTCTTTGGGCTAATTACACAACATTTCAGTAATTTTATTGTACTAAATCAACTAAGGTGTCACATTGGAACCGGACTACACATGAAACTAAGCATCCACGATAATGCTCAGATGTGAATACCGATAGTGTGATGTTGGTCGAACCAGGTTCTAAGATGCGTTTCACTTTGCAAACTTGCATCTTATTCTTACAGTAGGCAATAATGCGATCGCCTGCTTTGACATCCAACGCTTTAATTTTCAATTAATACTCAACCTAATTATGAAATTTAATTAACTCAAGTAAATATATATTGCTATATTTTACCTGGATTAACAGTTGTAATGCTTGTTCATTATAACACACTTACTAATAGTTATGAAATGCTCAAATTTTGGCGCTGTTTGACAAAGCATCATTACAGGCTATTTTTCCAAAAAATGATGATTAACTGGGATTAATCGCCGAAAAAGCCGCAAAATTTAGTTAAATTATTACAGCTTCTATGACACGGAAATGGTTATCGATTGTGGGTATTGGTGAAGATGGCTTACAGGGGTTAAGTGCGATCGCACGTTCTCTGATAGAGCAAGCTGAAGTGATTGTCGGAGGCGATCGCCATTTAGCCATGTTACCCCCAAATGATCAACGCCAGAAAATAGCCTGGACATCTCCCATTAGCAGTTCCATCGCCGAAATTATCCGTCGTCGGGGTGAATCAGTCTGTGTGTTAGCCAGTGGCGACCCTTTTTGTTACGGTATCGGTGTCACCCTGACGCGACAAATTCCCCTAGAAGAAATTACGATTATTCCTGCGCCTTCCACCTTCAGCCTCGCCTGTGCCAAATTGGGATGGTCTTTTAGGGAAACAGAAACCTTGAGTTTGTGCGGTCGTCCAGCCTCTCTACTCCATAGTTACATCTATCCCAACGCTAAACTTTTGATTTTGAGTGAAGGCAAAGACACGCCTGCAACTGTTGCCGACATCTTGACAAATCGCGGTTATGGTGGTAGTAAAATTACAGTTTTAGAACATCTGGGCGGTATTCAGGAAAGAATTGTCGAAGGTATAGCCGCAGATTGGGATAAAAGAGAAATTGCACCGTTGAATGCGATCGCAGTTGAATGTATTGCTAATGCTGGGGTGGTACCTTTACCTAGATTACCAGGATTGCCAGATCATGCCTATCACCATGATGGACAGTTAACCAAGAGTGAAGTCAGGGCGGTGACTTTAGCAAAATTAGCTCCCATTCCCGGAGAATTACTGTGGGATGTCGGTGCGGGTTGTGGTTCAATTTCTATCGAATGGATGCGGACTGATTCTCGATGTCAGGCGATCGCCATTGAACAGAATTCTTCTAGACTGGGTTACATAGCCAACAACGCCGCAGCTTTAGGAACTCCCCACCTGAAAATTATTAGCGGTAAAGCACCATCAATTCTCCAAAATTTACCCACACCGGATGCGATATTTATCGGCGGTGGAGTCACAGCAGCAGGGCTGTTTGATATCTGTTGGAATGCACTGCGTCCGGGTGGGCGATTAGTAGCTAATGTTGTCACTGTAGAAGGTGAGCAAATTTTATTTAAATGGTATGAGCAGGTTGGTGGTAGTTTAACTCGTATCGCTATTCAAAGAGCAGAACCTATTGGTAAATTTTTAGGTTGGCGGGCGATGTCACCTGTTACTCAATGGATAGCAATAAAACCTGAAAACTTTTAATAATAGTGAAGTGTGCAGACAAATAAATTATTTATTTTTCGTCCCATATAATTCATGCTATCACACTGTTAATAATTTATCTGGGCTAATTCATTTCTAACATTCTCCAGCATCACTTGATATCGAGGATCTTGTAAACCATTTCCGAAATCCCCATTTAAATACTGCTGTAAAAGTTTCTCTGCCGCTTTGTAATCTGCCATTGCACTGGCTTTATTATTTAAATCACGGTACATATTACCTCTGAAAAAGTATTGATCAGCATTGGGACTACTATCACCAATTAATTGATTCAAATCGGAAATTGCTTTCTTTTTTTCCCCTAACTTTTCATAAGCCCTAGCCCGGTTCCAATAAGCTCCCCTACTAAAACCAAACCTACCTGTATTTTGCCTAATTACTTCGCTATGGTCCGCCACTGCGGCTTGATAATTTCCCAGGTTATAGTAAGCATTAGCACGATGATAGTATGCTTCTTCACCTTGAGGATTGAGAGTAATTGCCTGTGTAAAAGAAGAAACCGCAGATTGGGAGTCTTTTTCGCAGTCTTCTTGAAAGTGTCCCAGACCTATGAAGTCTTTGACTGTATTCAGATACGGTGGCTTAAAAGTTTGGCACTCACTAGCAGCATTAGAAGCTGGTATTTGTGCAACTAACGGGATCGAAAAACCTAGCAGCAAAATAGACGATGCATAAGCTAACACAGAAGGTTTAGAGAATGTAAATTTCATAATTTCAACCAGATTAATAACGCTAATTTAACACACAAAAATTTTTTCCCAAGTTACTAAAATAATGAAGTATGGGCAAAACCCACCCCATCCGGTTTTTTAGGCAAAACCTCACGCCTATCAAATATCCTCTATGATGCAAAAACTACATCTTCGTAAAGTTCTGCTATAGTCGCCTCAAAGTCTATACTATTTAATCGAAATGACTTTTCTTCTGCTGTGTAGGATTGCAAAACCCACAGCCCTTGACCATTACGGCGAAAACATTCAACTCGCTGACGTTTTGTGTTAATTAAGACGTATTCTTCTAGAGTTTCTAGCAGCTGATAATCGGCGAATTTATCCCCTCGGTCAAAGGCTTCGGTAGAATCAGATAAAACTTCCACAATTAAAGTAGAAAATCTTTTATAAGCTGGCGTTTCTTGGTCTCTTTGGTCGCAAGTTACCATGACATCGGGATAGTAAAACCGATTCAGTGATTCAATTCTGGCTTTCATATCCGCGATGTAAACACGACAACCTGAACCACGTACATGATTACGGAGGAGAGTAGCAAGGTTGAGCGCAATTGTCACATGGGAATCTAGCGCCCCCGCCATTGCGTAGATATAGCCATCAATATACTCATGTTTAATATCACTCTGCTCTTCCATCTCTAAGTATTCTTCAGGAGTGACGTAGATTTCCGGGGAAGCAACCATATTTAAAACCTCAAGGTATAGACTATATTCCTGGGGTTTCATCCCCAAGCCAGAAGTTAACAGCTTTCCTACTATCTAGCATATACATATAAAAACGGGAAATGTACCTCAAAGATCACAGTTGCTGTTCGCCTAGCGTCTTGGAGATAGGAGAGATAAATGAGGTCTTAACCTACTACCGTTGTGAAACTTGTTATGCATGAATTATGTGAGACTGTATTAAACAGTGAAGAAAAAATTACTCTGCGTCAGTTTATCCTGGAATTAAGTGCTACCGATAAACGTTATTTTTTAAGAAACGAGATTTTACATAATTTTGCCGACTTTTGTCACCAATACCAAAAGCCTACTTACTTTTATTATTCTTCTTCTATTGGCAGACTAATTCATAATACCCATGAAATGATTTTAGA is part of the Nodularia sp. LEGE 06071 genome and encodes:
- a CDS encoding Uma2 family endonuclease, yielding MVASPEIYVTPEEYLEMEEQSDIKHEYIDGYIYAMAGALDSHVTIALNLATLLRNHVRGSGCRVYIADMKARIESLNRFYYPDVMVTCDQRDQETPAYKRFSTLIVEVLSDSTEAFDRGDKFADYQLLETLEEYVLINTKRQRVECFRRNGQGLWVLQSYTAEEKSFRLNSIDFEATIAELYEDVVFAS
- a CDS encoding tetratricopeptide repeat protein; translation: MKFTFSKPSVLAYASSILLLGFSIPLVAQIPASNAASECQTFKPPYLNTVKDFIGLGHFQEDCEKDSQSAVSSFTQAITLNPQGEEAYYHRANAYYNLGNYQAAVADHSEVIRQNTGRFGFSRGAYWNRARAYEKLGEKKKAISDLNQLIGDSSPNADQYFFRGNMYRDLNNKASAMADYKAAEKLLQQYLNGDFGNGLQDPRYQVMLENVRNELAQINY
- the cbiE gene encoding precorrin-6y C5,15-methyltransferase (decarboxylating) subunit CbiE, whose translation is MTRKWLSIVGIGEDGLQGLSAIARSLIEQAEVIVGGDRHLAMLPPNDQRQKIAWTSPISSSIAEIIRRRGESVCVLASGDPFCYGIGVTLTRQIPLEEITIIPAPSTFSLACAKLGWSFRETETLSLCGRPASLLHSYIYPNAKLLILSEGKDTPATVADILTNRGYGGSKITVLEHLGGIQERIVEGIAADWDKREIAPLNAIAVECIANAGVVPLPRLPGLPDHAYHHDGQLTKSEVRAVTLAKLAPIPGELLWDVGAGCGSISIEWMRTDSRCQAIAIEQNSSRLGYIANNAAALGTPHLKIISGKAPSILQNLPTPDAIFIGGGVTAAGLFDICWNALRPGGRLVANVVTVEGEQILFKWYEQVGGSLTRIAIQRAEPIGKFLGWRAMSPVTQWIAIKPENF